The nucleotide window TTGGCTAGACGTTTTGATTTGATTGTGATTCCTGCTGATCTACTAAACAGGTCTCAAATTTAAacctttgttttgttttgtttggtATCTGAGAAAATTGTAGACTTTAGGTTGGCATTTTAACTGAGGATCTTGAATTTTGCtcttgattcttttattttattccttcCAGATAAGATAAATATCATTTCTTTTTAGAAAAAACTTCTTTCATATTATAGGGAAAGGGCAGATAAATTTGAATTTGTGGCTCAACGGTTTCTTTCTTGCACAGTTATGTGTATTATATTGCTTgggtatttgaattttgagttttgatttgATAGTATTGCAGGAGAGTTATTGAAATCAAGAGATGTTAGAACAATTGCTGATATTTACTAGGGGAGGATTAATCCTCTGGACATGTAAAGAACTTGGGAATGCTCTTAAAGGATCACCAATTGACACCTTAATCCGGTCTTGTCTTTTGGAGGAACGCTCTGGTGCAGCATCATATAACTATGATGCCCCAGGTGCTTCTTATACCCTCAAGTGGACCTTCCATAATGAGCTTGGCCTTGTATTTGTTGCTGTTTATCAGCGTATTCTCCATCTTCTGTATGTGGATGATCTTCTTGCACTGGTCAGGCGTGAGTTCTCTGAGATTTATGATCCGAAAAGGACTGTTTATAATGATTTTGACGAAACTTTTAGGCAGCTTAGGATGGAAGCAGAAGCTAGGGCTGAGGAGCTTAAGAAATCAAAACAGATGGTTAAGCCTGTCAATAACAGTAAGAAGCAAGGGCAGGCTCAGAAAGCTGGTTCTGATAAAGGAAATAAGAAGAGGGAGGGTAGCTCGGCTGCTGGTGGTGGGGATGATAATGATGAAGGGAAGGGTCGTAAATTGGAGAATGGGAACTCCAACGGTAAGAATTTTGAGATTGACAAACCTAGGATGACAGCTGCTGTAAATGGTAAAGAAAATACTAGTTCCAATTTTAGTGCTTTTGATGTAAGTAAGCTCCAGAAAAGGACTAAAGGTGGAAAGAAAACTGACACTGTAGTTAACAAGGGTTCCAAGGTGGACCTTAAGAAAAAGGTTACGAAGAAGAATAGAGTTTGGGATGATGCACATCCAGAGACAAAATTGGACTTCACTGATCCAGTGgatggaaatggaaatgagaaGATGGAGGTTGTTCCAGCAAGTCAAGGTGAAAGTATGATGGATGTAGAAGAGATTATCAGCAGCGATAGTGAAGGTGAGGAAGATGACAATGTGCAGAAGGATAGCAAGCCTGAAGCTACGAAAAAGGGCTGGTTTTCCTCCATGTTCCAGAGGTAATTTATTGATGTAGTTCCTTCATTAGATCATAATTCTATTCTTGAGTATATTTGTTCTGTCTTCATGAAGAGTGAAATAGGATGCAATTTTTTTGTGAAGCCTACTTCATTTTGAAATAATGTCTCATAGCTTGATCCTTTTTATATGTTCATTATAAGGCTTGTCCTGGATGCTTTTTTAGTTTGTATAGATCCTTACAAGTTACAACTAGAGTTTCAAAGGTTTGTTTATTGAGTTGGCCATGTTAATGTTGCCAATTTTTGGCTTGATATTAAATGGAGAAACATGGGTATATTAGTTGATTTATGAGATGCTAGACTTTATCATGTAAAGAAAGGAATATTTTAGATATCATATGCTTGTAACATTGCCTGTTTTTCAGCCTTTCTGTTTTCCCATAAAATCGTGACTCTTATTGTGTTTAGTAAGTGGCAGGCAGAACTGTATGCTTCTAGACATGTTTCATTTGGTCTTTGTACAACTTTTAGTGGAAGCTTTTATCATATCATTGTGAAATTTACTATCTGATTAAATCATTTATGCATTTTCTTCTTTCCTGGACTTAGTATCGCTGGAAAGGCAAATTTGGAGAAGGGAGACCTGGAACCAGCTTTGAAGGCTCTGAAGGATAGGCTTATGACCAAGAATGTGGTATGTTTTCTGCTAATTTAACATATTTGATTGCTGTTATATTAGTACCTATTCATATCTATAGGTCTGCTTAGTTATATCTGACATTCATAGGCTGAGGAGATAGCAGAGAAGCTTTGTGAATCAGTAGCTGCAAGTCTTGAAGGGAAAAAATTGGCCTCATTCACAAGGGTCTCTTCAACAGTGCAGGTCTACAAACTTCCATCTTTATTATGCGAACTCTCAATTTATATTTCTGTTTTCTTTTCCTgccttttgattttgtataaatttaatTGTTTATGGTAATTGTGACTGCAGGCTGCAATGGAAGAAGCCCTTGTTCGTATTTTAACTCCTCGGCGCTCCATTGACATACTGAGGGATGTGCATGCTGCCAAGGAACAGAGGAAGCCGTATGTTGTTGTCTTTGTTGGAGTTAATGGAGTTGGGAAATCAACAAATCTAGCCAAGGTTGAGCTGATTTAACTGCTGTATGTCTAAATTTTTGCTTTGGGATATGCCTTCTGGTCAGGCTGGCTAAACTTAAATGTTACTT belongs to Gossypium arboreum isolate Shixiya-1 chromosome 7, ASM2569848v2, whole genome shotgun sequence and includes:
- the LOC108455041 gene encoding uncharacterized protein LOC108455041 → MLEQLLIFTRGGLILWTCKELGNALKGSPIDTLIRSCLLEERSGAASYNYDAPGASYTLKWTFHNELGLVFVAVYQRILHLLYVDDLLALVRREFSEIYDPKRTVYNDFDETFRQLRMEAEARAEELKKSKQMVKPVNNSKKQGQAQKAGSDKGNKKREGSSAAGGGDDNDEGKGRKLENGNSNGKNFEIDKPRMTAAVNGKENTSSNFSAFDVSKLQKRTKGGKKTDTVVNKGSKVDLKKKVTKKNRVWDDAHPETKLDFTDPVDGNGNEKMEVVPASQGESMMDVEEIISSDSEGEEDDNVQKDSKPEATKKGWFSSMFQSIAGKANLEKGDLEPALKALKDRLMTKNVAEEIAEKLCESVAASLEGKKLASFTRVSSTVQAAMEEALVRILTPRRSIDILRDVHAAKEQRKPYVVVFVGVNGVGKSTNLAKVAYWLLQHNVSVMMAACDTFRSGAVEQLRTHARRLQIPIFEKGYEKDPAIVAKEAIQEATRNGSDVVLVDTAGRMQDNEPLMRALSKLIYLNNPDLVLFVGEALVGNDAVDQLSKFNQKLADLSTSSTPRLIDGILLTKFDTIDDKVGAALSMVYISGAPVMFVGCGQSYTDLKKLNVKSIVKTLLK